The stretch of DNA ACACCAGGACGATCCGGCTTTTGTGTACAGGCCAGCTCGATGTCCGCTACGTCCTTGAAGCTTTCCTTCGGGGGGCGGATGGCGTCCTGGTGGTGGGGTGCAAGCTGGGCGAGTGCCAGTACTTCGACGGGAACTACCAGGCAAGATTGAAGGTTGACGCAACGAAGATGATGTTAAAGAGAGCTGGCATGGATCCAAAGAGGTTAAGGATGGAGTTCATGTCAGCTGCTGAAGGGGGCAAGTTCGCGGAGACGGTGAAGGATTTCTCGAAGGAGATAGGTACGCTTGGACCGACTCCCGTTCTGGACGAGAAGAAGAGCACACAGCTCAAGAATAGCATCAACGCTCTTTCAGAGGCGATGTCCAGGATGAGGCTGAGGGCTCTGGTTGGCAAGTGGAGGACGGTCGTTGAGAAGGGAAATGTTTACGGCGATAAGGTGGATGAGGAGGACTGGCACGAGATGATAGAGAAATCTATTGACGAGGAATTGACCAGAAACTGGATACTAATTCTACTCAAGGAGAAACCCCGATCCTGTCTCGAGCTTGCAGGGGAGATCGGAATGGACCCGGCAAAAGCCCTGAGAGGGCTCACGTTTCTGAGACAGAAGAACTTGATAGATGTGCAGAAAGTCGAAGAGCGATCACCCATATACCAGGTCATATGAGACCGAGAATACGAAAATCGAAGATCGAAAATCGAAGATCGAAAACAAAACCACGAGAACGAAATTGGAAAATCGAAGATGAAAGATCAGTAACAGAGGGCAGGGGATAGGAACAAAGTGGTTATTTTCGATTTTCTATTTTCGGCATAGGGAGTTTAGATGGCGGATAAGGTAGGTGCAGTTGCAGTCATAGGCGGGGGAATAGGAGGCATGCAGGCCGCCCTGGATCTTGCGGACTCCGGGTACAAGGTCTACCTTGTGGACAGGAGGCCAAGTATAGGCGGCATGATGTCCCGTCTGGACAAGACCTTTCCCACCAACGACTGCGCGATGTGAATAATGTCGCCGAAACTGGTTGCCGCGGGTCGGCACCGAAACATTGAGCTGGTGATGAATTCCGAGGTCCTTGCCCTCGAGGGTGAGCCAGGGAATTTCACGCTGAAGGTGAAGCGCAGGGCCGGGTATGTCGATCCCGGCAAGTGCACTGGCTGCGGCGTGTGCGCCAGCAACTGCCCTGTTGAAGCTCTCGACTGCTATAATGCTGAAATGGCAGTCGCTCCCGGGATCTTTGTTGAATACCTGCAGGCCGTTCCTCTCGTCTATACGATAAACAGGGATGTGTGCATAGGATGCGGAATGTGTGCTGAGGTGTGTGAGGCAAACGCGGTCGACTACGGCCAGGAAGATGTGGAAGAAGAGGTAAAGATCGGTGCTGTCATCCTTGCCATGGGCTCAGAGGTTTTTGAGGCTTCCAAAGACGACGAGTACGGTCACGGCAGATTCAAGAATGTCGTCTCATGCATGGAGTTCGAAAGGATCCTGAGTGCCTCGGGACCATTCAGAGGAATAATAATGAGGCCTTCTGATGGGGAAGAACCAGAAAAGATAGCGTTCATACAGTGTGTCGGTTCCAGAGACACGAGGCACGGGAATGACTATTGTTCAGCTGCGTGCTGTATGTACTCGGTAAAGGAGTCGATCATCGCAAAAGAACACCTTCCTGACCTCGGTGTCGCCATCTTCTATATGGACATGCGCTCATATGGCAAGGAT from candidate division TA06 bacterium encodes:
- a CDS encoding hydrogenase iron-sulfur subunit; protein product: MAGVSRFQYPTNTRTIRLLCTGQLDVRYVLEAFLRGADGVLVVGCKLGECQYFDGNYQARLKVDATKMMLKRAGMDPKRLRMEFMSAAEGGKFAETVKDFSKEIGTLGPTPVLDEKKSTQLKNSINALSEAMSRMRLRALVGKWRTVVEKGNVYGDKVDEEDWHEMIEKSIDEELTRNWILILLKEKPRSCLELAGEIGMDPAKALRGLTFLRQKNLIDVQKVEERSPIYQVI
- a CDS encoding FAD-dependent oxidoreductase, whose protein sequence is MADKVGAVAVIGGGIGGMQAALDLADSGYKVYLVDRRPSIGGMMSRLDKTFPTNDCAM